A genome region from Carya illinoinensis cultivar Pawnee chromosome 2, C.illinoinensisPawnee_v1, whole genome shotgun sequence includes the following:
- the LOC122300264 gene encoding probable magnesium transporter NIPA2 produces MGISSDNLHGLVLAVSSSVFIGCSFIIKKKGLRKAGDTGTRAGSGGYAYLYQPWWWAGMIAMIVGETANFAAYAYAPAILVTPLGALSIIFSAVLAHFILEEKLHIFGVLGCVLCMVGSVSIVMHAPQEKSIHSVKEVWHLATEPGFLVYSCIVLVLVAVLIVRFVPLYGQTHLVVYIGICSLMGSLTVMSVKALGIALKLTFSGMNQFIYFQTWFFTVVVIACCLLQINYLNMALDTFNTAVVSPVYYVMFTSLTIFASMIMFKDWDSQDASQIATELCGFVTILSGTFLLHKTKDMGNHTPVQPPVHGSPSHNNSNSNS; encoded by the exons ATGGGGATCTCATCTGACAATCTTCATGGACTTGTTCTGGCCGTTTCATCAAGCGTTTTTATTGGGTGTAGCTTTATTATCAAGAAGAAAGGTCTTAGAAAGGCTGGGGATACAGGAACCAGAGCAG GGTCGGGAGGGTATGCCTACTTGTATCAACCTTGGTGGTGGGCTGGAATGATAGCTA TGATCGTTGGGGAGACGGCAAATTTTGCTGCTTATGCATATGCTCCTGCAATTCTTGTAACTCCCTTGGGAGCTTTAAGTATTATTTTCAG TGCAGTGCTAGCTCATTTTATTTTGGAAGAGAAATTGCATATCTTCGGCGTTCTTGGATGTGTTCTCTGTATGGTAGGCTCTGTAAGTATTGTTATGCATGCTCCTCAGGAGAAAAGTATTCATTCGGTTAAGGAAGTGTGGCATCTTGCTACAGAGCCAG GATTTCTTGTCTACTCTTGCATAGTTTTGGTTCTGGTTGCTGTCCTCATTGTCCGGTTCGTACCTCTCTATGGGCAAACCCATTTGGTGGTTTACATTGGAATTTGTTCTCTCATGGGCTCTCTTACG GTTATGAGTGTGAAAGCACTGGGGATTGCTCTGAAGCTTACATTTTCTGGAATGAATCAATTTATATACTTCCAGACATGGTTTTTTACGGTGGTTGTGATAGCTTGTTGTCTTCTGCAGATCAACTACTTAAACATG GCCCTGGATACTTTCAACACAGCTGTCGTATCTCCAGTTTACTATGTCATGTTTACATCACTCACCATTTTTGCCAGCATGATCATGTTTAAG GATTGGGATTCACAAGATGCATCACAGATTGCAACTGAGTTGTGTGGCTTTGTGACAATATTATCAGGGACGTTTCTCCTTCACAAAACCAAGGATATGGGAAATCATACACCAGTGCAGCCCCCAGTTCATGGAAGCCCAAGCCACAACAATTCAAACTCCAATTCTTGA
- the LOC122300265 gene encoding uncharacterized protein LOC122300265 isoform X1, protein MGEPMENIPSSEETLDLLTIRSRIRELADLRLSSGGEDTTELTSSDSEELLKDCALHLESRVKQIVSECSAVGPLDVADLDAYLEHLKEELNMVEAESAKISNEIDGLARTNLEDSSQLETDLERLECALDFITSQGLKNAKTGAPVSCSTCGEDRSSLMNKRVDNKLELLELEDQIERKKADLKSLQDLDHMYRWFDATEQIEDLMTCLKVIAFTENCIRISLRTYIPKLEGLYQQKIEDCIEPSEVNHELLIEVMEGTMELKSVEIFPNDVYITDILDAAKCLSKSSLQWFITKIHDRIVLCNLRRLVVETANKSRHSFDYLDRDEIIVAHMIGGVDALIKIAQGWPALSSPLKLISLKGSENSKDISLTFLCKVEEVVNSLDIHIRQNLLSFYDAVEKVLVEQMRLALHSDDASKK, encoded by the exons ATGGGGGAACCAATGGAAAACATTCCCTCTTCAGAAGAAACCCTCGATCTCCTCACCATCCGCAG TCGAATAAGAGAGCTCGCAGACCTTCGCCTCAGTAGTGGCGGCGAAGATACTACGGAACTAACCTCTTCAGATTCAGAAGAATTACTTAAAGATTGTGCTCTCCATCTCGAG AGCAGAGTGAAGCAAATTGTGTCAGAGTGCTCAGCCGTTGGTCCCTTAGACGTTGCAGATCTGG ATGCATACTTGGAACATCTAAAGGAGGAGCTTAACATGGTGGAGGCCGAAAGTGCCAAAATATCCAATGAGATTGATGGTCTTGCTAGAACCAATTTGGAAG ATTCTAGCCAATTGGAGACAGATCTTGAAAGGTTGGAATGCGCTTTAGATTTTATCACCTCACAG GGTCTGAAGAATGCTAAAACAGGTGCACCTGTTTCTTGCTCTACATGTGGAGAAGATCGATCAAGTTTGATGAATAAGCGTGTAGACAACAAGTTGGAG CTTTTGGAACTTGAAGATCAGATTGAGAGGAAGAAAGCAGATTTGAAGTCTTTGCAGGATCTTGATCATATGTACAGATG GTTTGATGCCACAGAACAGATTGAGGATTTGATGACATGTCTAAAAGTCATTGCATTCACTGAAAACTGCATTAGAATTTCATTGCGGACATACATCCCAAAATTGGAAGGCTTGTACCAACAGAAGATAGAAGACTGCATTGAACCATCTGAAGTGAATCACGAGTTATTAATAGAGGTTATGGAGGGGACTATGGAGCTAAAGAGTGTTGAG ATATTTCCAAACGATGTATATATAACTGACATTCTTGATGCCGCAAAGTGTCTCAG TAAGTCTTCATTGCAGTGGTTTATAACAAAAATACACGATAGAATCGTCCTCTGCAATCTGAGGCGACTTGTGGTAGAGACTGCAAACAAATCAAG ACACTCGTTTGATTACTTGGATAGAGATGAGATAATAGTAGCTCATATGATTGGGGGAGTTGATGCGTTGATAAAGATTGCTCAAGGCTGGCCAGCATTGAGTTCTCCATTGAAGCTGATATCTCTCAAGGGCTCAGAAAATTCGAAGGACATTTCTTTAACTTTTCTTTGCAAAGTTGAG GAAGTGGTGAACTCCTTGGATATACACATACGGCAGAATTTATTGAGCTTTTACGATGCTGTTGAAAAAGTGCTGGTGGAACAAATGAGATTAGCACTCCATTCCGATGATGCTTCCAAGAAATGA
- the LOC122300265 gene encoding uncharacterized protein LOC122300265 isoform X2 has product MGEPMENIPSSEETLDLLTIRRELADLRLSSGGEDTTELTSSDSEELLKDCALHLESRVKQIVSECSAVGPLDVADLDAYLEHLKEELNMVEAESAKISNEIDGLARTNLEDSSQLETDLERLECALDFITSQGLKNAKTGAPVSCSTCGEDRSSLMNKRVDNKLELLELEDQIERKKADLKSLQDLDHMYRWFDATEQIEDLMTCLKVIAFTENCIRISLRTYIPKLEGLYQQKIEDCIEPSEVNHELLIEVMEGTMELKSVEIFPNDVYITDILDAAKCLSKSSLQWFITKIHDRIVLCNLRRLVVETANKSRHSFDYLDRDEIIVAHMIGGVDALIKIAQGWPALSSPLKLISLKGSENSKDISLTFLCKVEEVVNSLDIHIRQNLLSFYDAVEKVLVEQMRLALHSDDASKK; this is encoded by the exons ATGGGGGAACCAATGGAAAACATTCCCTCTTCAGAAGAAACCCTCGATCTCCTCACCATCCGCAG AGAGCTCGCAGACCTTCGCCTCAGTAGTGGCGGCGAAGATACTACGGAACTAACCTCTTCAGATTCAGAAGAATTACTTAAAGATTGTGCTCTCCATCTCGAG AGCAGAGTGAAGCAAATTGTGTCAGAGTGCTCAGCCGTTGGTCCCTTAGACGTTGCAGATCTGG ATGCATACTTGGAACATCTAAAGGAGGAGCTTAACATGGTGGAGGCCGAAAGTGCCAAAATATCCAATGAGATTGATGGTCTTGCTAGAACCAATTTGGAAG ATTCTAGCCAATTGGAGACAGATCTTGAAAGGTTGGAATGCGCTTTAGATTTTATCACCTCACAG GGTCTGAAGAATGCTAAAACAGGTGCACCTGTTTCTTGCTCTACATGTGGAGAAGATCGATCAAGTTTGATGAATAAGCGTGTAGACAACAAGTTGGAG CTTTTGGAACTTGAAGATCAGATTGAGAGGAAGAAAGCAGATTTGAAGTCTTTGCAGGATCTTGATCATATGTACAGATG GTTTGATGCCACAGAACAGATTGAGGATTTGATGACATGTCTAAAAGTCATTGCATTCACTGAAAACTGCATTAGAATTTCATTGCGGACATACATCCCAAAATTGGAAGGCTTGTACCAACAGAAGATAGAAGACTGCATTGAACCATCTGAAGTGAATCACGAGTTATTAATAGAGGTTATGGAGGGGACTATGGAGCTAAAGAGTGTTGAG ATATTTCCAAACGATGTATATATAACTGACATTCTTGATGCCGCAAAGTGTCTCAG TAAGTCTTCATTGCAGTGGTTTATAACAAAAATACACGATAGAATCGTCCTCTGCAATCTGAGGCGACTTGTGGTAGAGACTGCAAACAAATCAAG ACACTCGTTTGATTACTTGGATAGAGATGAGATAATAGTAGCTCATATGATTGGGGGAGTTGATGCGTTGATAAAGATTGCTCAAGGCTGGCCAGCATTGAGTTCTCCATTGAAGCTGATATCTCTCAAGGGCTCAGAAAATTCGAAGGACATTTCTTTAACTTTTCTTTGCAAAGTTGAG GAAGTGGTGAACTCCTTGGATATACACATACGGCAGAATTTATTGAGCTTTTACGATGCTGTTGAAAAAGTGCTGGTGGAACAAATGAGATTAGCACTCCATTCCGATGATGCTTCCAAGAAATGA